One Prunus dulcis chromosome 7, ALMONDv2, whole genome shotgun sequence DNA segment encodes these proteins:
- the LOC117633839 gene encoding mediator of RNA polymerase II transcription subunit 20a isoform X1, giving the protein MPLKWVLHWQPNAGTTVNSQIINEVTQCVESFNGVKEGRWKATITFYKPMIREQALAGDFPRDFLGIALPEQPNKYYLIIRLQRIVLEADSSIQMIMEKLQSYKSRVSLNFEGFQYQLGDFQLRVGKVLPTHSENLRGIVMEVEYLPISSMEKARQVMEDFMDIWQQALSKRSLPGHFMHMEPNFAEYGLADQYTSQHTAVQYATVMAQLIATVQAVQARN; this is encoded by the exons ATGCCACTGAAATG ggttttgcaTTGGCAGCCCAATGCAGGGACGACAGTAAACAGCCAAATCATCAACGAAGTAACGCAGTGCGTTGAGAGCTTCAATGGCGTTAAGGAAGGCAGGTGGAAAGCCACTATCACCTTCTACAAACCCATGATTCGAG AGCAGGCTTTAGCAGGGGACTTCCCGCGTGATTTTCTGGGGATTGCGCTGCCGGAGCAACCGAACAAGTACTACCTTATAATCCGATTGCAGCGCATAGTCCTTGAGGCTGATTCATCTATTCAGATGATTATGGAGAAATTACAGTCTTACAAATCGAGGGTCTCTCTTAATTTTGAG GGATTTCAATATCAACTTGGGGACTTCCAATTAAGAGTGGGGAAAGTTCTTCCTACTCATTCTGAAAATTTGAGAGGAATAGTTATGGAG GTGGAGTACCTTCCCATTTCTTCGATGGAAAAAGCGAGGCAAGTCATGGAAGACTTTATGGATATATGGCAACAGGCTTTGTCAAAAAGATCATTACCAGGGCACTTTATGCACATGGAACCAAACTTTGCTGAGTATGGCCTTGCAGACCAGTATACTTCACAACATACTGCTGTCCAGTATGCTACTGTTATGGCTCAACTAATTGCAACAGTGCAGGCAGTGCAAGCAAGAAACTAG
- the LOC117633839 gene encoding mediator of RNA polymerase II transcription subunit 20a isoform X2: MEKARQVMEDFMDIWQQALSKRSLPGHFMHMEPNFAEYGLADQYTSQHTAVQYATVMAQLIATVQAVQARN; encoded by the coding sequence ATGGAAAAAGCGAGGCAAGTCATGGAAGACTTTATGGATATATGGCAACAGGCTTTGTCAAAAAGATCATTACCAGGGCACTTTATGCACATGGAACCAAACTTTGCTGAGTATGGCCTTGCAGACCAGTATACTTCACAACATACTGCTGTCCAGTATGCTACTGTTATGGCTCAACTAATTGCAACAGTGCAGGCAGTGCAAGCAAGAAACTAG
- the LOC117635006 gene encoding uncharacterized protein LOC117635006 encodes MEPERAPRKMRFIPKAPRRVPKPEVKTEVDHGAEESDAEKAKELLKRFNEQSSRARLKVEKKVVPTQIVFGYGGASTTMKSYGAPKGGTASSATNAGASGVKEEKEYSSPWDQYSYYPVTLPLRPPYSGNPEIRNEEEFGEGSEESTYDENSTTPANDLGLLEENKATSMFFLQLPPNMPTIKRSATADSQEVTKSSGPPGGARNMQKPCSLSELPAGFMGKMLVYRSGAVKMKIGDSVFDVSPGMNCDFAQDVVVVNKAEKGCGIIGELNKRAIITPDVDSILASIDGL; translated from the exons ATGGAGCCAGAACGAGCTCCCAGGAAG ATGAGATTCATACCAAAAGCTCCCCGCAGAGTGCCAAAGCCTGAAGTCAAAAC CGAAGTGGACCATGGGGCGGAGGAGTCTGATGCTGAAAAGGCTAAGGAATTGCTGAAACGCTTCAAT GAACAATCATCAAGGGCGAGGCTCAAAGTTGAAAAGAAAG TGGTGCCTACGCAAATTGTATTTGGTTATGGTGGTGCATCAACAACCATGAAATCATATGGTGCTCCCAAGGGTGGGACCGCTAGTTCAGCCACCAATG CTGGTGCCTCAGGCGTGAAAGAGGAGAAAGAATACAGTTCACCATGG GATCAATACAGTTATTACCCTGTAACTCTTCCTCTGAGACCGCCATATTCTGGAAATCCTG AAATTCGTAATGAGGAAGAATTTGGGGAGGGTTCAGAGGAATCAACTTATGATGAAAATTCAACAACACCAGCAAATGATCTTGGGCTATTG GAGGAAAATAAAGCAACAAGTATGTTCTTTCTTCAGTTACCGCCAAATATGCCTACAATAAAACGATCAGCTACAGCAGATAGCCAAGAGGTAACAAAAAGCTCAGGGCCACCAGGAGGTGCACGCAATATGCAGAAGCCTTGTTCTTTGTCCGAGTTACCAGCTGGCTTCATGGGTAAGATGCTGGTGTACAGGAGTGGTGCTGTCAAGATGAAGATAGGAGATAGCGTTTTTGAT GTCTCCCCAGGAATGAATTGCGATTTCGCCCAGGATGTTGTGGTTGTTAATAAAGCAGAGAAAGGCTGTGGCATTATCGGGGAGCTGAACAAGCGGGCCATTATAACCCCAGATGTAGACTCCATTTTAGCAAGTATAGATGGTTTATGA
- the LOC117636027 gene encoding cytochrome P450 72A15-like yields the protein MEEYVVFLCSLALVLLLYGAARVSYSIWWKPKWLERQLKRQGIRGTPYRPLIGDMKEFVKLVKEAWSKPMSQTHQIAPRVDPFTLTNMQKYGKISMYWVGTTPRLIIMDTEMMKEILSNKQGHFNKPPLNPLILILTKGLASLEGEKWAKHRRIINPAFHLERLKEMVPVFAVSCGEMIEQWKRMVPLQGAWEMDIWPEIQKLSADVISRAAFGSTYEEGKRVFELQKELLVLTFEAMTTLYIPGFRFVPTKKNQRRKKLAKDITSMLRNIIQKKMNAIRAGESRVDDLLGMLLQSNNQTDFSETARNTRSNEMLTIEEVIEECKQFYLAGQETTSSWLTWTMIVLAMHPDWQEKARQEVLQVCGKKEPNFEALSHLKIVTMILNEVLRLYPPAIAQYQHAYKETKIGDIIAPAGVDITLPTLLIHHDPELWGAGAGEFKPERFSAGVLKASKDQQAFFPFGWGPRTCIGQNFAMIEAKLALAMVLQHFSFELSPSYTHAPYTVTILQPQHGAQIMLHQL from the exons ATGGAAGAATATGTAGTATTCTTATGTTCTCTTGCACTGGTTCTGCTGTTGTATGGTGCTGCTAGAGTTTCCTACTCCATTTGGTGGAAACCCAAATGGCTTGAGAGGCAGTTGAAGCGCCAAGGGATTAGAGGCACCCCTTACAGGCCACTCATTGGAGACATGAAGGAGTTTGTGAAGCTCGTAAAGGAAGCATGGTCTAAGCCTATGAGCCAAACTCACCAGATTGCGCCACGCGTCGACCCTTTCACCCTAACTAATATGCAGAAATATG GGAAGATATCAATGTATTGGGTTGGGACAACACCAAGACTGATCATCATGGATACAGAGATGATGAAAGAAATCTTGTCTAACAAGCAAGGTCACTTCAATAAGCCACCCCTGAaccctctcattctcatacTGACCAAGGGACTTGCAAGTCTAGAGGGTGAGAAGTGGGCCAAACACAGAAGGATAATCAATCCTGCTTTCCACCTAGAAAGGCTGAAG gAAATGGTACCAGTTTTTGCAGTTAGTTGTGGGGAAATGATAGAGCAGTGGAAGAGGATGGTTCCTCTTCAAGGAGCTTGGGAAATGGATATATGGCCTGAAATCCAGAAACTTAGTGCAGATGTTATTTCTCGAGCTGCATTCGGAAGCACCTATGAAGAAGGGAAGAGGGTCTTTGAGCTTCAGAAAGAGCTTCTTGTGCTAACATTTGAAGCAATGACTACCTTATACATTCCTGGTTTCAG ATTTGttccaacaaaaaagaatcaaaggagaaagaaattggCCAAAGATATCACATCAATGCTGCGAAACATAATccagaagaaaatgaatgcaATAAGGGCTGGAGAATCCAGGGTTGATGACTTGCTGGGCATGCTCTTGCAGTCTAATAATCAGACGGACTTTTCAGAAACTGCAAGGAACACAAGAAGCAATGAGATGTTGACAATTGAAGAGGTGATAGAAGAGTGCAAGCAGTTCTACCTTGCTGGCCAAGAAACAACCTCAAGTTGGCTAACATGGACCATGATTGTTTTAGCCATGCACCCAGACTGGCAAGAAAAGGCAAGGCAAGAAGTCCTACAAGTTTGTGGGAAAAAAGAACCTAATTTTGAAGCTCTAAGCCACCTCAAGATT GTAACCATGATACTTAATGAAGTTCTAAGGTTGTATCCACCGGCGATTGCTCAGTATCAACATGCTTACAAGGAAACCAAAATAGGGGACATCATTGCTCCAGCAGGAGTTGATATTACTCTGCCAACACTACTCATTCACCATGATCCGGAGCTTTGGGGTGCTGGTGCAGGGGAATTCAAACCAGAGAGATTCTCCGCAGGAGTTTTAAAGGCATCTAAGGATCAGCAAGCATTTTTTCCATTTGGCTGGGGTCCAAGGACCTGCATAGGCCAAAACTTTGCCATGATAGAAGCAAAACTTGCTTTGGCTATGGTTCTGCAGCATTTCTCATTCGAGCTCTCACCTTCTTACACTCATGCTCCTTATACTGTTACCATTCTTCAACCACAGCATGGAGCTCAAATTATGTTACACCAACTCTAG
- the LOC117635738 gene encoding transcription factor MYB1-like — translation MGRSACCAKEGLNKGAWTAHEDKVLSEYIKLHGEGRWRNLPKKAGLKRCGKSCRLRWLNYLRPDIKRGNISPDEEELIIRLHKLLGNRWSLIAGRLPGRTDNEIKNYWNTNLGKKIQDQQRQGSASNLKHHNKNGQPVSKKAKTMEDMSPNMTSPSPSKMSPVVRTKAAKCTKVFINPDPHKLPLGHQHCEENNRGLLMFDRHAGDDHTNNGSSSLYSFSNIADQENSSSDFLVDFDMNEISLASLLNSDFPAINCDDVDQNGDNTLSHCVDQTAQIFSEEMLQHLNGGSHDCVQVQPNLVLNFHSLTSFLDGDQGGEEWLGE, via the exons ATGGGGAGAAGCGCTTGTTGTGCAAAGGAGGGCTTGAACAAAGGTGCTTGGACTGCCCATGAAGACAAAGTTCTCAGTGAATACATCAAACTCCATGGTGAAGGCAGATGGAGAAACCTCCCCAAAAAAGCAg GTCTGAAAAGATGTGGGAAGAGCTGCAGGCTTAGGTGGTTGAATTATCTGAGGCCAGACATTAAGAGAGGCAACATATCACCAGATGAAGAAGAGCTTATCATCAGGCTTCACAAGCTTTTGGGGAACAG atGGTCTCTAATAGCTGGTAGGCTTCCAGGGCGAACAgacaatgaaataaaaaactacTGGAACACCAATTTAGGCAAAAAAATCCAAGACCAACAGCGGCAAGGCTCTGCTTCAAATCTCAAGCACCACAACAAAAATGGTCAACCAGTTTCCAAAAAGGCCAAGACTATGGAGGACATGTCTCCCAACATGACCTCACCATCACCATCCAAGATGTCCCCAGTGGTCAGAACCAAAGCTGCTAAGTGCACCAAAGTTTTCATCAACCCAGACCCTCACAAACTCCCACTTGGCCACCAACATTGTGAAGAAAACAACAGAGGACTGTTGATGTTTGATAGGCATGCAGGGGATGACCACACGAACAATGGGTCATCGTCATTGTACTCCTTCTCTAATATCGCTGATCAAGAAAATTCGTCCTCGGATTTTCTAGTAGATTTTGACATGAACGAGATTAGCCTAGCAAGTCTCCTGAATTCTGATTTTCCGGCCATTAATTGTGACGATGTTGATCAAAATGGTGACAATACTTTGTCACACTGTGTGGATCAAACAGCTCAAATTTTCTCAGAGGAAATGTTGCAGCATTTGAATGGTGGCAGCCACGATTGTGTTCAAGTTCAACCAAATTTGGTTCTTAATTTCCATTCCTTGACCTCTTTTCTCGATGGGGATCAAGGAGGGGAAGAATGGCTTGGAGAGTAG